A stretch of Desulfobacter hydrogenophilus DNA encodes these proteins:
- the thrS gene encoding threonine--tRNA ligase yields the protein MIQITFPDNAVKEFDTPPTGMDVAKSISEGFTRNCVAMEIEGKAIDLGAVIEKDSAVSFITAKDDKGLDILRHSSAHVMAEAVLNLYPDAKLTIGPVVEDGFYYDIDMEPVSEADLEKIEAEMKRIIKAKAGFERRVVTREQALAIFADNPFKVELINELPEGEEISLYQNGKFVDLCRGPHIPNTGMIKGVKLLRTSGAYWRADQSREQLQRLYGISFFDKKKLNAYLNMIEEAKKRDHRKLGTRLDLFSFHDEAPGMPFFHAKGIDMWNALLDYWRMEHKKDGYVETKTPVLMTRKLWEQSGHWENYRENMYTSTIDDEEYAIKPMNCPGGMILYKTKSHSYKDLPHRAGEIGMVHRHEFSGALSGLFRVRAFHQDDAHIFMTPDQIQEEVLGVLKLAERVYARFGLSFHLELSTRPEKSIGTDEQWETATNGLRNAIEAYGREFMINEGDGAFYGPKIDIHIKDALGRTWQCGTIQLDMALPERFDLTYKGADNEKHRPIMIHRVIYGSMERFFGILVEHFAGKFPLWLAPVQAVILPINQELAPYAEEIQHLLAVHDIRCDVDDRNETLKKKIREAQLNYIPLIITIGDKEKDDKVLSVRTLDGKVKMGVTHKEFLTKVCTHISDRVLEGISL from the coding sequence ATGATTCAAATAACGTTCCCGGATAATGCAGTAAAAGAATTTGACACACCTCCCACAGGCATGGATGTGGCAAAAAGCATTTCCGAAGGATTTACCCGCAACTGCGTGGCCATGGAAATAGAAGGCAAAGCCATTGATTTAGGCGCTGTCATTGAAAAGGACAGTGCGGTGAGCTTTATCACAGCCAAAGACGACAAGGGGCTGGATATCCTGCGCCACTCTTCGGCTCATGTCATGGCTGAAGCCGTACTCAACCTCTATCCGGACGCCAAGCTGACCATCGGCCCTGTGGTGGAAGATGGATTTTATTATGATATTGATATGGAACCGGTGAGCGAAGCAGACCTTGAAAAAATAGAAGCTGAGATGAAAAGGATCATCAAGGCCAAGGCAGGCTTTGAACGCCGGGTGGTCACACGGGAACAGGCCCTGGCTATTTTCGCCGACAACCCCTTTAAGGTGGAGCTGATCAATGAACTGCCCGAAGGCGAAGAAATCTCTTTGTACCAGAACGGCAAATTCGTTGATCTATGCCGCGGCCCCCATATCCCCAACACCGGTATGATCAAGGGTGTTAAACTATTAAGAACGTCCGGTGCCTACTGGCGGGCGGACCAGTCCCGGGAACAGCTCCAGCGCTTGTACGGCATCTCCTTTTTTGACAAAAAGAAACTCAACGCCTATCTGAACATGATCGAGGAAGCCAAAAAACGGGACCACAGAAAACTTGGCACCCGCCTGGATCTGTTCTCTTTCCATGACGAAGCACCGGGCATGCCTTTTTTTCACGCCAAGGGCATTGACATGTGGAATGCGCTTTTGGATTACTGGCGCATGGAGCATAAAAAAGACGGGTATGTGGAGACCAAAACCCCTGTGCTGATGACCAGAAAACTTTGGGAACAAAGCGGCCACTGGGAGAACTACCGGGAAAACATGTATACCTCCACCATTGATGACGAAGAATACGCCATCAAGCCCATGAACTGTCCCGGCGGCATGATCCTTTACAAAACAAAATCCCACTCTTACAAAGACCTGCCCCACCGGGCCGGAGAGATCGGGATGGTACACCGCCATGAATTTTCAGGCGCGTTGTCAGGCCTGTTCCGGGTCCGGGCCTTTCACCAGGATGATGCCCATATTTTTATGACCCCGGACCAGATCCAGGAAGAAGTATTAGGCGTTCTGAAACTGGCTGAACGGGTTTATGCGCGTTTTGGTTTATCCTTTCACCTGGAGCTGTCCACAAGGCCTGAAAAATCAATCGGCACGGATGAGCAGTGGGAAACTGCCACCAACGGACTTCGCAATGCCATAGAAGCCTATGGCCGAGAATTTATGATCAATGAAGGGGATGGCGCATTTTACGGTCCCAAGATAGACATCCACATCAAGGACGCTTTAGGCAGAACCTGGCAATGCGGCACGATCCAGCTGGACATGGCGCTGCCGGAACGCTTTGACCTGACTTACAAGGGCGCGGACAATGAAAAGCACCGCCCCATCATGATCCACCGGGTGATCTACGGTTCCATGGAACGGTTCTTTGGTATCCTTGTGGAGCATTTTGCCGGCAAATTTCCCCTGTGGCTGGCCCCGGTCCAGGCCGTGATCCTGCCCATCAACCAGGAACTGGCCCCCTATGCAGAAGAAATCCAGCATCTGCTGGCGGTTCATGATATCCGTTGCGACGTAGATGACAGAAACGAAACCCTTAAAAAGAAAATCAGGGAAGCCCAGTTGAACTATATTCCTTTAATCATCACCATCGGTGACAAGGAAAAGGACGACAAGGTATTGTCCGTGCGCACTTTAGACGGCAAGGTCAAGATGGGGGTCACCCACAAAGAGTTCCTGACCAAGGTCTGCACCCACATCAGCGACCGGGTCCTGGAGGGAATTAGTCTTTAA
- the dapF gene encoding diaminopimelate epimerase has protein sequence MHIDFWKMHGLGNDFIMLDDRDKTIAGHIDYSDLAVHLCHRRFGIGADGIILARHSDTHDIRFVIINSDGSQPEMCGNGMRCFAKYLYENNILVKDEIKVQTLAGTVVPRIEKKQDAQVVSVCVDMGVPRLIPEQIPFVYDGKMALGVPIETGQGTMSVSCVSMGNPHAVIFVNDLSLVDIEVVGPMVENHPRFPEKTNVEFIEVISDSQIKMRVWERGAGVTLACGTGACAAVTAAHLTGWVGRQVRVHLDGGDLDILWDESSGHIFKTGPAQTVFKGTVEI, from the coding sequence ATGCATATAGATTTTTGGAAAATGCATGGTCTCGGCAATGATTTCATTATGCTGGATGACCGGGACAAAACCATTGCCGGGCACATTGATTATTCGGATCTGGCCGTGCACCTGTGTCATCGGAGGTTTGGCATCGGTGCCGATGGCATTATTCTGGCCCGGCATTCTGATACCCATGATATACGGTTTGTTATTATCAATTCAGACGGGTCTCAACCGGAGATGTGCGGCAACGGCATGCGCTGTTTTGCCAAATATCTGTACGAGAACAATATTCTTGTCAAAGATGAAATAAAGGTTCAAACCCTGGCCGGAACTGTGGTGCCCCGCATTGAAAAAAAGCAAGATGCACAGGTGGTCTCCGTATGCGTGGATATGGGGGTGCCACGGCTTATTCCTGAACAGATCCCTTTTGTCTATGATGGAAAGATGGCCCTTGGGGTGCCCATTGAAACAGGGCAGGGCACAATGTCCGTTTCCTGTGTCTCCATGGGGAACCCCCATGCGGTGATCTTTGTGAATGATTTGTCACTGGTGGACATTGAAGTTGTTGGTCCCATGGTGGAAAATCACCCCCGTTTTCCTGAAAAAACCAATGTGGAGTTCATTGAAGTCATCTCTGACAGCCAAATAAAAATGCGGGTGTGGGAACGCGGGGCCGGGGTAACCCTTGCCTGCGGTACCGGGGCCTGTGCTGCCGTTACGGCCGCTCATCTGACGGGATGGGTAGGGCGACAGGTGCGTGTCCATCTGGACGGTGGAGATCTGGATATTTTATGGGATGAATCCTCTGGTCATATTTTTAAGACCGGG
- a CDS encoding ribonuclease D: MVYQFVTTDKDLAQVCLKLEPCEIIGVDLEADSMHCFSEKICLIQIAGPDQAWLVDPFLINDFSPFSQILANPEIIKVFHGSDFDVRSLDRELSVEIENLFDTEIACRFLNIKARGLGALLKSYFNIDVDKKYQKVDWSKRPLKDDMIAYSVGDVATLVELHDLLKDRLEKIGRLAWAEEEFDLQARVKYENNHLRPLFKKFKGAGKLDNRSLAVLEHLLEVRISQAEKKDLPPFKIMSNQSIMTMVQRRPTSVEAVLKHRALSPKQAGMYGQLCVNAIQTALALPHRELPSYPRTRMPRKNSQVLGRIDALKKMRETASQTLAMEPGFLINNNMIAAVAADKPSSPDDLLQIPGIRNWQVEALGGKIMDTLSRVQ, translated from the coding sequence GTGGTTTATCAGTTTGTAACAACGGACAAAGACTTGGCACAAGTATGCCTGAAACTTGAACCCTGTGAGATAATCGGCGTGGATCTGGAGGCCGATTCCATGCACTGTTTTTCAGAAAAGATATGCCTGATCCAGATTGCAGGCCCAGACCAGGCCTGGCTGGTGGATCCTTTTCTGATCAATGATTTCTCACCCTTTTCTCAAATCCTTGCAAATCCAGAAATTATCAAGGTGTTCCATGGGTCAGACTTTGATGTCAGAAGCCTTGACCGGGAGTTGTCCGTTGAAATTGAAAACCTATTTGACACCGAGATCGCCTGCCGTTTTTTAAATATTAAGGCCCGGGGTCTGGGCGCACTTTTGAAATCTTATTTTAATATAGATGTGGATAAAAAGTACCAGAAGGTGGATTGGTCCAAACGGCCTTTGAAAGATGATATGATTGCCTACAGTGTGGGGGATGTGGCGACGCTTGTGGAACTGCATGACCTTTTAAAGGATCGCCTTGAAAAGATCGGGCGTTTGGCCTGGGCCGAAGAGGAGTTTGATTTGCAGGCCAGGGTGAAATACGAAAATAACCATTTAAGGCCCTTGTTTAAAAAGTTCAAGGGGGCCGGTAAGCTTGACAACCGAAGCCTTGCTGTGCTTGAGCATCTGCTGGAAGTCCGGATTTCCCAGGCGGAGAAAAAGGATTTGCCACCCTTTAAAATTATGTCCAACCAGTCCATCATGACCATGGTTCAGCGCAGGCCGACCAGTGTTGAGGCTGTTTTGAAACATCGAGCGCTAAGCCCTAAGCAGGCTGGTATGTACGGGCAATTGTGCGTCAACGCCATTCAAACAGCCCTTGCCTTACCCCACCGGGAATTGCCCTCTTATCCTAGAACCCGGATGCCCCGAAAAAACTCCCAGGTCCTTGGCCGCATTGATGCATTAAAAAAAATGCGTGAGACTGCTTCCCAAACCCTGGCCATGGAGCCTGGATTTTTGATCAATAACAATATGATCGCTGCGGTGGCAGCGGACAAGCCGTCAAGCCCGGACGATCTGTTGCAGATTCCGGGTATACGAAACTGGCAGGTCGAGGCGCTTGGTGGGAAGATTATGGATACACTTTCCCGAGTGCAGTAA